Proteins from one Bombus affinis isolate iyBomAffi1 chromosome 1, iyBomAffi1.2, whole genome shotgun sequence genomic window:
- the LOC126920837 gene encoding islet cell autoantigen 1-like protein isoform X2, with protein sequence MTNMHDDSTITKMQHQFWVTKQALSRKLGKKEDECIVASDAELDAKLELFRSIQESCSYLQRIIDKYQERLCNLAQEENAMGRFLKDAGKQDKTRAGKMMTAVGKSLSYSGQQRLALRAPLGRLYQEVETFRQRAIEDTLQKVQAMEKARTEYRAALSWMKNISQELDPDTSKQLERFRKVQTCVRQGKIAFDNLALDCLQKVDLLAAARCNMFSHALVLYQSTLLNFTEKSAQAYSTIASSFKGYQRYDFMVVKELAEPSSKLAQETGGDDDLDDKEKLSIFDMDYHDSVEEAEEVKPAKQNTAEIDKQDEKLLDIDYETKDIKGLEGLDMNSSSSNNEITSQSTSNIEYKENLDQLFENLILDNATHSNMQEGNPSELDRKFGEQSLTMDIFDKSDTNLNLADFSSLEEQNSREQSLQFLASENMVLLNDILTDKQNADNEWDAISHDTFLPPNILKQSLGDAALGIGQKSMPTINMGDKKKNKTGKKGNSWLDLFAELDPLANNPMENLSDDSNASA encoded by the exons ATGACCAATATGCACGACGATTCTACTATCACAAAAATGCAACATCAGTTTTGGGTTACAAAACAAGCTTTATCACGAAAGTTAGGTAAAAAGGAAGATGAGTGTATAGTAGCGTCCGATGCAGAATTGGATGCCAAATTAGAACTGTTTCGTAGCATTCAGGAATCTTGTTCTTATTTACAAAGAATTATTGACAAATATCAGGAACGATTATGCA ATCTTGCACAAGAAGAAAATGCAATGGGACGGTTCCTTAAAGATGCTGGTAAACAAGATAAAACTAGAGCTGGCAAGATGATGACAGCAGTTGGAAAATCTTTATCATATTCTGGTCAACAAAGACTTGCATTAAGAGCACCATTAGGACGATTGTATCAGGAAGTAGAAACATTTAGACAAAGAGCTATTGAAGACACACTGCAAAAGGTCCAAGCAATGGAAAAAGCTCGTACAGAGTACAGAGCTGCTCTGTCAtggatgaaaaatatttctcagGAATTAGATCCTGATACATCAAAACAATTAGAAAGATTTCGTAAAGTTCAAACATGTGTAAGACA AGGTAAAATAGCCTTTGATAATCTGGCTTTAGATTGCCTTCAAAAGGTAGATCTATTAGCAGCAGCAAGATGTAATATGTTTAGCCATGCTTTAGTTTTATATCAGAGTACACTTCTAAATTTTACTGAAAAATCTGCACAAGCATATTCTACAATAGCAAGCAGTTTTAAAGGCTATCAACGATATGATTTTATGGTAGTGAAAGAATTAGCTGAACCCTCAAGTAAATTAGCTCAAGAAACTGGAGGTGATGATGATCTCGATGATAAAGAGAA GTTATCAATTTTTGACATGGATTATCATGACAGTGTTGAAGAAGCTGAAGAAGTAAAACCAGCCAAACAAAATACAGCTGAAATTGATAAACAAGATGAAAAATTATTGGATATTGATTATGAGACAAAAGACATTAAAGGGTTGGAAGGATTAGACATGAATTCCAGTTCCTCGAATAATGAAATTACTTCACAGTCTACTTCTAATATAGAATATAAGGAGAATCTCGATCAactttttgaaaatttaattctaGATAACGCCACTCATAGTAATATGCAAGAAGGAAATCCATCTGAACTTGATAGAAAGTTTGGTGAACAAAGTTTAACAATGGATATATTTGACAAATCTGATACAAATCTTAATCTAGCTGATTTCTCTTCCTTAGAAGAACAAAATTCAAGAGAGCAATCTTTACAGTTCCTCGCATCCGAAAATATGGTACTTTTGAATGATATTCTCACTGATAAACAGAATGCTGATAACGAGTGGGATGCGATATCGCATGATACATTTTTGCCACCGAATATATTGAAACAAAGTTTGGGCGATGCAGCGCTTGGCATTGGACAGAAAAGCATGCCGACTATCAACATGGGTGACAAG AAAAAAAATAAGACTGGCAAAAAAGGTAATTCCTGGTTGGATTTATTTGCTGAACTGGACCCTTTGGCTAACAATCCCATGGAAAATCTTTCTGATGACAGTAATGCATCTGCTTAA
- the LOC126920837 gene encoding islet cell autoantigen 1-like protein isoform X1, with product MNTYNRNGPGISGNTFDRWVQMTNMHDDSTITKMQHQFWVTKQALSRKLGKKEDECIVASDAELDAKLELFRSIQESCSYLQRIIDKYQERLCNLAQEENAMGRFLKDAGKQDKTRAGKMMTAVGKSLSYSGQQRLALRAPLGRLYQEVETFRQRAIEDTLQKVQAMEKARTEYRAALSWMKNISQELDPDTSKQLERFRKVQTCVRQGKIAFDNLALDCLQKVDLLAAARCNMFSHALVLYQSTLLNFTEKSAQAYSTIASSFKGYQRYDFMVVKELAEPSSKLAQETGGDDDLDDKEKLSIFDMDYHDSVEEAEEVKPAKQNTAEIDKQDEKLLDIDYETKDIKGLEGLDMNSSSSNNEITSQSTSNIEYKENLDQLFENLILDNATHSNMQEGNPSELDRKFGEQSLTMDIFDKSDTNLNLADFSSLEEQNSREQSLQFLASENMVLLNDILTDKQNADNEWDAISHDTFLPPNILKQSLGDAALGIGQKSMPTINMGDKKKNKTGKKGNSWLDLFAELDPLANNPMENLSDDSNASA from the exons ATGAACACATA TAACAGAAACGGACCAGGTATATCAGGGAATACTTTTGATCGTTGGGTACAGATGACCAATATGCACGACGATTCTACTATCACAAAAATGCAACATCAGTTTTGGGTTACAAAACAAGCTTTATCACGAAAGTTAGGTAAAAAGGAAGATGAGTGTATAGTAGCGTCCGATGCAGAATTGGATGCCAAATTAGAACTGTTTCGTAGCATTCAGGAATCTTGTTCTTATTTACAAAGAATTATTGACAAATATCAGGAACGATTATGCA ATCTTGCACAAGAAGAAAATGCAATGGGACGGTTCCTTAAAGATGCTGGTAAACAAGATAAAACTAGAGCTGGCAAGATGATGACAGCAGTTGGAAAATCTTTATCATATTCTGGTCAACAAAGACTTGCATTAAGAGCACCATTAGGACGATTGTATCAGGAAGTAGAAACATTTAGACAAAGAGCTATTGAAGACACACTGCAAAAGGTCCAAGCAATGGAAAAAGCTCGTACAGAGTACAGAGCTGCTCTGTCAtggatgaaaaatatttctcagGAATTAGATCCTGATACATCAAAACAATTAGAAAGATTTCGTAAAGTTCAAACATGTGTAAGACA AGGTAAAATAGCCTTTGATAATCTGGCTTTAGATTGCCTTCAAAAGGTAGATCTATTAGCAGCAGCAAGATGTAATATGTTTAGCCATGCTTTAGTTTTATATCAGAGTACACTTCTAAATTTTACTGAAAAATCTGCACAAGCATATTCTACAATAGCAAGCAGTTTTAAAGGCTATCAACGATATGATTTTATGGTAGTGAAAGAATTAGCTGAACCCTCAAGTAAATTAGCTCAAGAAACTGGAGGTGATGATGATCTCGATGATAAAGAGAA GTTATCAATTTTTGACATGGATTATCATGACAGTGTTGAAGAAGCTGAAGAAGTAAAACCAGCCAAACAAAATACAGCTGAAATTGATAAACAAGATGAAAAATTATTGGATATTGATTATGAGACAAAAGACATTAAAGGGTTGGAAGGATTAGACATGAATTCCAGTTCCTCGAATAATGAAATTACTTCACAGTCTACTTCTAATATAGAATATAAGGAGAATCTCGATCAactttttgaaaatttaattctaGATAACGCCACTCATAGTAATATGCAAGAAGGAAATCCATCTGAACTTGATAGAAAGTTTGGTGAACAAAGTTTAACAATGGATATATTTGACAAATCTGATACAAATCTTAATCTAGCTGATTTCTCTTCCTTAGAAGAACAAAATTCAAGAGAGCAATCTTTACAGTTCCTCGCATCCGAAAATATGGTACTTTTGAATGATATTCTCACTGATAAACAGAATGCTGATAACGAGTGGGATGCGATATCGCATGATACATTTTTGCCACCGAATATATTGAAACAAAGTTTGGGCGATGCAGCGCTTGGCATTGGACAGAAAAGCATGCCGACTATCAACATGGGTGACAAG AAAAAAAATAAGACTGGCAAAAAAGGTAATTCCTGGTTGGATTTATTTGCTGAACTGGACCCTTTGGCTAACAATCCCATGGAAAATCTTTCTGATGACAGTAATGCATCTGCTTAA
- the LOC126920512 gene encoding uncharacterized protein LOC126920512 isoform X1, which translates to MSETRHHLHSVSDLYAADEIEVLLLEEIRDLELPASAYSRPEDIQDFDIAGSRTGGQISSQPLELDSPGVHSTVHSWDSHANYHGHYGYGDHHGSSSNALAWPRASHLVLYCDIQGHLKTAIGVIRLLLLISSAACLATLCSSGTAKVSLFMLPLIGRLRFMIFVAVFCFLVTALLLFLDISHVIYVFPFNWAKLNAWIFTGIGLSYALSSALLACSIWEYHSGGWVPKRTRSQLSAAAALGLSCAILAFLLSWIHGRSGSSCRSSDSRNHTPTQLYKPVDNSSSSGVTLKERSPKRPASWAVKNQQSRKQNIDSDTNTNNGHHGNDNHTKYKQDANRKDHWASAREHFLHTQETNEDIQRSDVDIERRRRRRRRDGDSSSGDGNLISTKTNSGHILEDNKSRRVPRKLPLQSVEQSRPWPGAEHRGSGSMQIRNKTLQMPVNNKAQDYCGIDESSSMQVTQNGFHWEMECTSSNSMEKAAEIAMDRTAMWTGQWHPPPDDVQPCSSKTIDPYSFA; encoded by the exons ATGAGCGAGACTCGGCATCATCTTCACTCGGTTTCGGACTTGTATGCAGCCGACGAGATAGAAGTACTTCTCTTAGAAGAGATTCGTGACCTGGAACTACCAGCCTCTGCATATTCTAGACCTGAGGACATTCAGGACTTTGATATTG CAGGCAGTAGAACAGGGGGGCAAATTAGCTCCCAACCTTTGGAGCTGGATTCACCAGGGGTCCATTCAACAGTCCATTCATGGGACTCACATGCTAATTATCATGGTCACTATGGCTATGGTGATCACCATGGCTCTTCCTCAAATGCTTTGGCTTGGCCAAGAGCAAGTCACTTGGTACTTTATTGTGACATACAGGGGCATCTTAAAACTGCTATTGGTGTTATTAGACTTTTACTACTT ATATCATCTGCAGCGTGTTTGGCAACATTATGCAGCTCCGGCACTGCCAAGGTCAGCTTATTTATGTTGCCTTTAATCGGGCGGCTGCGTTTCATGATCTTTGTAGCAGTTTTCTGTTTTTTGGTCACTGCATTGCTCCTCTTCCTTGATATTTCGCATGTTATATATGTTTTTCCTTTCAATTGGGCAAAATTG AATGCTTGGATATTCACTGGTATAGGCTTATCTTATGCCTTGAGTAGTGCATTATTAGCATGCTCTATATGGGAATATCACAGTGGTGGCTGGGTGCCAAAACGCACTCGGTCTCAGTTGTCTGCCGCGGCAGCGCTTGGACTGTCATGTGCTATTTTAGCCTTCTTACTTTCATGGATACATGGTCGCAGTGGATCAAGTTGTAGGAGTTCAGATAGTCGCAATCATACACCAACACAACTTTATAAGCCTGTTGACAATTCTTCCTCTTCGGGA GTTACTCTCAAAGAGCGGAGCCCTAAGAGGCCTGCTTCATGGGCTGTCAAAAATCAACAGTCAAGGAAACAAAATATAGACAGTGATACAAACACAAATAACGGCCATCACGGCAATGATAATCATACAAAATACAAGCAAGATGCCAATAGAAAAGATCACTGGGCTTCTGCAAGGGAACACTTCTTACATACCCAAGAAACTAACGAAGATATTCAAAGAAGCGATGTCGATATTgaaaggagaaggagaagacgaagaagagatGGTGATAGTAGTTCAGGCGATGGAAATCTAATAAGTACCAAAACCAATAGTGGTCATATTCTGGAAGATAATAAATCTAGACGGGTGCCGCGGAAATTACCTCTACAGTCGGTGGAACAATCCCGACCTTGGCCTGGTGCTGAACATAGAGGCAGTGGTTCTAtgcaaattagaaataaaacTTTACAAATGCCAGTGAACAATAAAGCACAGGACTATTGTGGCATAGATGAATCTAGTTCAATGCAAGTGACTCAAAATGGTTTCCACTGGGAAATGGAATGTACATCTAGCAATAGTATGGAGAAAGCAGCAGAAATAGCTATGGATCGTACTGCCATGTGGACTGGACAATGGCATCCACCACCTGATGACGTCCAACCTTGCTCTAGCAAAACTATTGATCCTTACAGCTTTGCCTGA
- the LOC126920512 gene encoding uncharacterized protein LOC126920512 isoform X2 has protein sequence MSETRHHLHSVSDLYAADEIEVLLLEEIRDLELPASAYSRPEDIQDFDIGSRTGGQISSQPLELDSPGVHSTVHSWDSHANYHGHYGYGDHHGSSSNALAWPRASHLVLYCDIQGHLKTAIGVIRLLLLISSAACLATLCSSGTAKVSLFMLPLIGRLRFMIFVAVFCFLVTALLLFLDISHVIYVFPFNWAKLNAWIFTGIGLSYALSSALLACSIWEYHSGGWVPKRTRSQLSAAAALGLSCAILAFLLSWIHGRSGSSCRSSDSRNHTPTQLYKPVDNSSSSGVTLKERSPKRPASWAVKNQQSRKQNIDSDTNTNNGHHGNDNHTKYKQDANRKDHWASAREHFLHTQETNEDIQRSDVDIERRRRRRRRDGDSSSGDGNLISTKTNSGHILEDNKSRRVPRKLPLQSVEQSRPWPGAEHRGSGSMQIRNKTLQMPVNNKAQDYCGIDESSSMQVTQNGFHWEMECTSSNSMEKAAEIAMDRTAMWTGQWHPPPDDVQPCSSKTIDPYSFA, from the exons ATGAGCGAGACTCGGCATCATCTTCACTCGGTTTCGGACTTGTATGCAGCCGACGAGATAGAAGTACTTCTCTTAGAAGAGATTCGTGACCTGGAACTACCAGCCTCTGCATATTCTAGACCTGAGGACATTCAGGACTTTGATATTG GCAGTAGAACAGGGGGGCAAATTAGCTCCCAACCTTTGGAGCTGGATTCACCAGGGGTCCATTCAACAGTCCATTCATGGGACTCACATGCTAATTATCATGGTCACTATGGCTATGGTGATCACCATGGCTCTTCCTCAAATGCTTTGGCTTGGCCAAGAGCAAGTCACTTGGTACTTTATTGTGACATACAGGGGCATCTTAAAACTGCTATTGGTGTTATTAGACTTTTACTACTT ATATCATCTGCAGCGTGTTTGGCAACATTATGCAGCTCCGGCACTGCCAAGGTCAGCTTATTTATGTTGCCTTTAATCGGGCGGCTGCGTTTCATGATCTTTGTAGCAGTTTTCTGTTTTTTGGTCACTGCATTGCTCCTCTTCCTTGATATTTCGCATGTTATATATGTTTTTCCTTTCAATTGGGCAAAATTG AATGCTTGGATATTCACTGGTATAGGCTTATCTTATGCCTTGAGTAGTGCATTATTAGCATGCTCTATATGGGAATATCACAGTGGTGGCTGGGTGCCAAAACGCACTCGGTCTCAGTTGTCTGCCGCGGCAGCGCTTGGACTGTCATGTGCTATTTTAGCCTTCTTACTTTCATGGATACATGGTCGCAGTGGATCAAGTTGTAGGAGTTCAGATAGTCGCAATCATACACCAACACAACTTTATAAGCCTGTTGACAATTCTTCCTCTTCGGGA GTTACTCTCAAAGAGCGGAGCCCTAAGAGGCCTGCTTCATGGGCTGTCAAAAATCAACAGTCAAGGAAACAAAATATAGACAGTGATACAAACACAAATAACGGCCATCACGGCAATGATAATCATACAAAATACAAGCAAGATGCCAATAGAAAAGATCACTGGGCTTCTGCAAGGGAACACTTCTTACATACCCAAGAAACTAACGAAGATATTCAAAGAAGCGATGTCGATATTgaaaggagaaggagaagacgaagaagagatGGTGATAGTAGTTCAGGCGATGGAAATCTAATAAGTACCAAAACCAATAGTGGTCATATTCTGGAAGATAATAAATCTAGACGGGTGCCGCGGAAATTACCTCTACAGTCGGTGGAACAATCCCGACCTTGGCCTGGTGCTGAACATAGAGGCAGTGGTTCTAtgcaaattagaaataaaacTTTACAAATGCCAGTGAACAATAAAGCACAGGACTATTGTGGCATAGATGAATCTAGTTCAATGCAAGTGACTCAAAATGGTTTCCACTGGGAAATGGAATGTACATCTAGCAATAGTATGGAGAAAGCAGCAGAAATAGCTATGGATCGTACTGCCATGTGGACTGGACAATGGCATCCACCACCTGATGACGTCCAACCTTGCTCTAGCAAAACTATTGATCCTTACAGCTTTGCCTGA